GGTGAAGGCTGGCGAGTTTAAAGAGGCTGGCACATTTATGAGGAGCTGGAGCAAGCAGGAGCGTGAGAGCTTGCAAGAGCTCGTAAATGACGCTTATATGCTCTTTGTAAGTGACGTGGCGGAGGCTAGAAATTTAGATATCAAGAAAAAAGATGAGTGGGCAAACGCAAGGGTCTTTTTGGCACACAACGCCCTAAAGATAGGGCTAATTGACAGCCTTGGTAGCTACATAGATGCTCAAAACGAGCTAGCTAAAATGAGCCTCGTAGATGAGCCAGTTTGGCAAGAAAAACCGCAGATCGAAAAGATAATGGAGAAATTTACAAAGCAAGGCATAAACTCGCTTTTTAATGCATTTTTTGAGACAAAGCTTAGATAATTTTTCCAAATTTTATAAATTTAAGCATCAAGCAATAGGTTAAAGGAGTTTTAAATAAATTCTTTTAGCCAAGTCAAATGCTAAAATTTTGCAATATTTTTTAGCTTAAACTCATAAAGTAGATTTTGGATTTTGTCTGCTGATTTTATATCTAAACCAAGATCATTTGCCAAAATTTTGTAATAAATTTGCGGGCTATCTTTTAGATTAATTGGCGGTGATTTTGAGCTTTTTGAGAGCTTTTTGCCATCTTTTAAAAGTAGCTTATGATGAATAAAATTAGCATTATAAAAGTTAAGATTTAGCCTTTTTGCAAGGTATCTTTGAGCTAGCGTGCAAGCCTTTAGATCCTCGCCTCTAACAACCAAATTTACGCCCATATCTTCATCATCTATCACACTTGCAAAGTTGTAAGCCGGAGTAAAATCTTTTTTGTAAATCACAAAATCGCCCATTTGCTCTGCCACAAGCTTACCAAGAGGATCACTCTCATCAACGCTTAGTCTAATGGCGGTCTTGTCTTTTATAAATTTTAGATTTTTATTTTTACAAATTTTAGTGTAAATGCCGTTTTTATAGGCATTTTTTGTAGTCCTTGAACATTCGCAGATATAAATTTCATTAAGCTTTTTTAGCACATTTTCATATCTTTGCGATCTCATCTTAAAGCTAAAATTACGCTCAAAGTCACTTACACTAATTGGACCTTTGTCGTAATCAATTTCCAAAAAATCTAAAACATTAAAGATATTTTGAACAAATTCTTGCCGGTATCTACTAAGATCATAATCATCAATACGTAAGTACAAAACGCCACTTGCCGAACGTGTCAAAAGATAAGTCAGGATGAAATTATAAGCATTGCCAGCATGCAAAAATCCGCTAGGCGTAGGAGCTATGCGGGATGCTATGCCACCATTTGGTGGCAAATAGTCATTAATCCCTTGGTCTGGCCTCATTTACCCTTAAAGTACGTCCGCCTAGTTCTTTTTCATTTAGTGCGTCTATAGCTTTTTGTCCCTCATTTGCATCGTCCATTTCAACAAAGCCAAAGCCTTTTGAGCGATCAGTTTCTCTATCTTTTACTATTTTTGCTCGCCTTACTTCACCAAATTGTGCAAAGGCTTCCTTTAATTCTGCCTCTGTCGTCCTATACGACAAATTTCCTACATAAATATTCACAGGAGTGTTCCTTAAAAAAATTACCGATTTATTCGGTTAGTGTGATAATAGCTAATTTTCGTCAAAAAGATGTAAAAAATCAAAAAATTTATTACACTTTTCTGAAAAATATTCTTAAAAGCTACAAACTCGTATACATAGAGTTTTTATAACTATCACTAAACAAAATTTAATCTTAAGTTTAAAAAGAATAATTAAATAAAAAACTATTTTATCTTTATAAGATATTTATAAAGTAAATCATTCTTTACTTTAAGATACGCTTCATCGCCAAGTAAATTTTTAACTATAAAAAGTGCAAATTCCATTGAAAAAGCAGGACCTTTTGCTGTAATAATATTTTGATCCCTCAATACACTCTTGCCATTATCATAACCCCTTTTATCACTTCTTACATTTTCTTCAAATCCTGGATAACAAACAAAATGATCTTTTAGCACACCAGCACTCTCAAGCACCATAGGAGCAGCACAAATGGCACAAATAAGCTTATTGCTTTTATCAAAATTTTGCAAGATTGCTTTGAGCCTTGTATCGTTTGCTAGATTGCTAGCTCCTGGAAGTCCGCCAGGAAGGACGATCGCATCGTAGTCTAGCTCTTTCATCTCGCGAAGTGTCACATCAGCTTTTACGCATATATTGTGACATCCTTTGATGTTTACGTCATTTAGCCCAACAATAGAAGCTATCGCTCCAGCTCTACGTAAAACATCAACAGAAGTTAGTGCTTCTATCTCCTCAAATCCTTCAGCTAAAATCACAGCAACTTTTTTCATAAATTTATCCTTTAAAATAATATGTTTTATTTGTTAAGTAAAATTCTATATAATGTTGGCTTATTTCACAAGAAAGGACAGAGCATGCAAGTAAAAATTATTTACTGCAACTCTTGAAACTATCGTCCGGTAGCTTCTCGTGTAGAAGATGAAATAAAAGCGAACTTTAGTGATGCAAGAGTCGAAAAGGTTATAGGTGATGGTGGAAATTTCATCGTCGAGGTTGATGGAGATGTTATATTTTCTAAGAAAGATCGCATCGGAAATGATGAAGCGAGATTTCCTCACGGTGAAGAGATCACAACTCTTATAAACAAATATCTCAAAGAAAAGTCGGCTTAATGCTAGCTACCGAGACGGGATACCGTCTCGTTTTTCCCCTGTTTTTGACTTACGGTTCTACTATCCTAATATAAAAATTTTATAGTTAAAACATTTGCTTATCTCGTTAAGAATTTTCATTATCTTATATATTTTTTTGATTTTTGAAGATTTTACGAGCTGATATTTGGATTTTTATAAAATATAAAAATTTTGTGTATTCTATGCTAGTGCTACTTGAAATTTTACAATATACGAAATGAAGTTTTTTTGCTAAAGCCAATACTTTTTAAATAGTGACTTTAGCTAAGAATTAGGCTTACTAAACGTAAATTTAGTAAGAAAGATTAAACTGCTTTATTTATTCGCACGCTCGATATACTCGCCACGAACAGTATCTACACGGATAACCTCGCCCTCAAGTACGTGAAATGGTATCTGAACTACCGCACCACTCTCAAGAGTAGCTGGCTTTTTACCACCTTGCGTATCACCCTTGAAATTTGGTGGAGTCTCAACTATCTTTAGCTCAACTACTTGTGGCACTTCAACGCCGATTGCATTGCCATTGTGAAATAAAATTTCAACCATCATGCCATCGATCATCCATTTTTTAACATCACCCACATCCTCATCGCTAATAGCAACTTGCTCATAAGTAACCGTATCCATAAACTGACAATATTCACCATCGTCATAAAGATACTGCATCTCTTTTTCTTCAAGATGTGGTTGCTCGCATTTATCGCCTGCGTGAAAAGTCTTTTCAAGCACTTTTCCATCGATAAAAGATTTAATTTTTGCACGAACAAAAGCTGCACCTTTACCCGGTTTAACGTGTTGATATTCTACGATTTTATAAGGAACGCCGTCGATCTCGATCTTTAGTCCCTTTTTTAGATCGCCCATTGAATATGAAGCCATTTTTTATCCTTTCAAAATTTTATATAACTGCGTATTGAGCCCAAACGCAAGCTTCAAGTGCGTTTAGCCTCTCTAACGTTTCTGCTTTTATATGTTCATCAACCAAGATGACGGCAAGTGCCATATTGTGATCATCTCTACCAAGGCGGAAGTCTGCGATATTAATCTTTTCATCAGCTAAAATTTTACTAATCTGAGCGATAACGCCTGGCACGTCATGATTTTTAAAGATGATCATCTTACCTTTTGGTTTAAAGTCAGTCTTAAAACCATTTATCGTTACGATGCGTTGCTGATTTTCACCAAATACCGTTCCACCAACGGTTACAATGCCATTTTCAGTAGTTAAGCGAACTGTGATTTTATTTTTAAAAATACTATCTCCGCCAAGGCTAGTTTCAGTCACTATTCCTTTTTCATCGCATAAAAATTTAGCATTTACATAATTTATCGCATCACCAAGACTCTCTTTTAAGGCGCCCACGATTGCAAATGTTAGCATTGAATTTGCATATTCGCTAATCTGCCCATGAGTCTCTATGCGGATAGCCTTGATCGCGCTTTTATTGATCTGTGCAGCAAGAAATGCCATCTTGCTTGTAAGATCGATATAAGGCTCAACAAATGGCGGTAGATCTTCTGTTTTTATAGGTAAATTTAACGCATTTGGATAGCTTATACCACGAGCTGCTAAAATAGCTTGCTCGACTGCCTCAACTGCGATATTTCGCTGTGATTCAAGCGTATTTGCTCCAAGGTGTGGGGTGACACTTACATTATTTAGATCAAGAAGTGGATGATCAGTCGCTGGTTCTTTTGTAAAAACATCAATACCGGCAAATGCTATCTTGCCACTTTTTAGTCCTTCATAAAGTGCTTCTTCGTTATAAAGACCACCTCTAGCGCAGTTTATAAGTCTTACGCCATCTTTCATTTTTGCGATCTCTTTGGCGCCGATCATATCAGTTGTCTCTTTAGTCTTTGGTGTATGTATCGTGATAAAATCACATGCTAAAATATCATCAAAATTTTTAGTATAAGTACCGCCCA
The genomic region above belongs to Campylobacter concisus and contains:
- a CDS encoding glutamate--tRNA ligase family protein, with product MRPDQGINDYLPPNGGIASRIAPTPSGFLHAGNAYNFILTYLLTRSASGVLYLRIDDYDLSRYRQEFVQNIFNVLDFLEIDYDKGPISVSDFERNFSFKMRSQRYENVLKKLNEIYICECSRTTKNAYKNGIYTKICKNKNLKFIKDKTAIRLSVDESDPLGKLVAEQMGDFVIYKKDFTPAYNFASVIDDEDMGVNLVVRGEDLKACTLAQRYLAKRLNLNFYNANFIHHKLLLKDGKKLSKSSKSPPINLKDSPQIYYKILANDLGLDIKSADKIQNLLYEFKLKNIAKF
- a CDS encoding SelT/SelW/SelH family (seleno)protein — translated: MQVKIIYCNSUNYRPVASRVEDEIKANFSDARVEKVIGDGGNFIVEVDGDVIFSKKDRIGNDEARFPHGEEITTLINKYLKEKSA
- the efp gene encoding elongation factor P; amino-acid sequence: MASYSMGDLKKGLKIEIDGVPYKIVEYQHVKPGKGAAFVRAKIKSFIDGKVLEKTFHAGDKCEQPHLEEKEMQYLYDDGEYCQFMDTVTYEQVAISDEDVGDVKKWMIDGMMVEILFHNGNAIGVEVPQVVELKIVETPPNFKGDTQGGKKPATLESGAVVQIPFHVLEGEVIRVDTVRGEYIERANK
- the serA gene encoding phosphoglycerate dehydrogenase, giving the protein MMKTIIVCDAIHPVGFELLKKEQDINVIDAVNTPKDELLKILGEADVAITRSSTEVNEAFLNAGKKLKAIVRAGVGVDNVDIEGCSRRGIIAMNVPTANTIAAVELTMAHMLASARSLEYAHNDLKLDRIWKREKWYGVELFKKKLGVIGFGNIGSRVAVRAKAFGMEIIAYDPYIDPSKVIDMGGTYTKNFDDILACDFITIHTPKTKETTDMIGAKEIAKMKDGVRLINCARGGLYNEEALYEGLKSGKIAFAGIDVFTKEPATDHPLLDLNNVSVTPHLGANTLESQRNIAVEAVEQAILAARGISYPNALNLPIKTEDLPPFVEPYIDLTSKMAFLAAQINKSAIKAIRIETHGQISEYANSMLTFAIVGALKESLGDAINYVNAKFLCDEKGIVTETSLGGDSIFKNKITVRLTTENGIVTVGGTVFGENQQRIVTINGFKTDFKPKGKMIIFKNHDVPGVIAQISKILADEKINIADFRLGRDDHNMALAVILVDEHIKAETLERLNALEACVWAQYAVI
- a CDS encoding DJ-1 family glyoxalase III translates to MKKVAVILAEGFEEIEALTSVDVLRRAGAIASIVGLNDVNIKGCHNICVKADVTLREMKELDYDAIVLPGGLPGASNLANDTRLKAILQNFDKSNKLICAICAAPMVLESAGVLKDHFVCYPGFEENVRSDKRGYDNGKSVLRDQNIITAKGPAFSMEFALFIVKNLLGDEAYLKVKNDLLYKYLIKIK
- a CDS encoding RNA recognition motif domain-containing protein; the protein is MNIYVGNLSYRTTEAELKEAFAQFGEVRRAKIVKDRETDRSKGFGFVEMDDANEGQKAIDALNEKELGGRTLRVNEARPRD